One part of the Ailuropoda melanoleuca isolate Jingjing chromosome 6, ASM200744v2, whole genome shotgun sequence genome encodes these proteins:
- the AZI2 gene encoding 5-azacytidine-induced protein 2 isoform X2, which yields MDTLVEDDICILNHEKAHRRDTVTPISIYSGDESVASHFALVTAYEDIKKRLKDSEKENSFLKKRIRFLEEKLIGARLDEETSSVGREQVNKAYHAYREVCIDRDNLKSKLDKMNKDNSESLKVLNEQLQSKEVELLQLRTEVETQQVIRYLNPPSSNWEVEKLSCDLKIHGLEQELELMRKECSDLKIQLQKAKQTDPSQEDNLKSSDLQRLSISSDNMQSAYWELKREMSNLHLVTQVQAELLRKLKTPTTVKKACAPVGCMEDLGKDSTKLHLANFTATYKRHSPLSPNGKTVCHTTSSPLPGDVKVLSEKAVLQSWTDNERSVLHDGTNFQEHNSYGRNSLEDNSWVFPSPPKSSETAFGETKHKTLPLANLPPLHYLDQHNQNCLYKN from the exons aTGGACACACTGGTAGAAGATGATATCTGCATTCTGAATCATGAAAAAGCACATAGGAGAGACACAGTGACTCCAATCTCAATATATTCAGGAGATGAGTCTGTTGCTTCACATTTTGCTCTTGTCACTGCATATGAAGACATCAAAAAACGACTGAaggattcagagaaagagaactctttcttaaagaaaagaataagatttttagaagaaaag CTTATAGGAGCTCGATTAGATGAAGAAACAAGTTCTGTGGGACGTGAACAAGTAAATAAAGCCTATCATGCATATCGAGAGGTTTGCATTGATAGAgataatttgaaaagcaaattggATAAAATG AATAAAGACAACTCTGAATCTTTGAAAGTATTGAATGAACAGCTACAATCTAAAGAAGTAGAACTCCTCCAGCTAAGGACAGAGGTGGAAACTCAGCAGG TGATAAGGTATTTAAATCCACCTTCATCAAACTGGGAGGTGGAAAAGTTGAGCTGTGACCTGAAGATCCATGGTTTGGAACAAGAGCTGGAACTGATGAGGAAAGAATGTAGTGACCTCAAAATACAGCTACAAAAAGCCAAACAAACG GATCCATCTCAGGAAGACAATCTAAAAAGCAGCGATCTCCAAAGACTGAGCATTTCAAG TGATAATATGCAAAGTGCATACTGGGAACTGAAGAGAGAAATGTCTAATTTACATTTGGTGACTCAAGTACAAGCTGAACTactaagaaaactgaaaaccccAACTACAGTCAAGAAAG CCTGTGCCCCAGTAGGATGCATGGAAGACCTTGGGAAAGACAGCACAAAACTGCACTTGGCGAATTTTACTGCAACATACAAAAGACATTCCCCCCTCTCACCAAACGGCAAAACTGTTTGCCATACCACATCTTCCCCTTTACCAGGAGATGTAAAGGTTTTATCAGAGAAAGCAGTTCTCCAATCATGGACAGATAACGAGCGATCCGTTCTTCATGATGGTACTAACTTTCAGGAACACAACTCTTACGGCAGAAATTCTCTGGAAGATAATTCTTGGGTATTCCCAAGCCCTCCTAAATCAAGTGAGACAGCATTTGGGGAAACTAAACACAAAACTTTGCCTTTAGCCAACCTGCCACCACTACATTACTTGGATCAGCATAATCAAAACTGTCTTTATAAGAATTAA
- the AZI2 gene encoding 5-azacytidine-induced protein 2 isoform X1 has translation MYRATVMDTLVEDDICILNHEKAHRRDTVTPISIYSGDESVASHFALVTAYEDIKKRLKDSEKENSFLKKRIRFLEEKLIGARLDEETSSVGREQVNKAYHAYREVCIDRDNLKSKLDKMNKDNSESLKVLNEQLQSKEVELLQLRTEVETQQVIRYLNPPSSNWEVEKLSCDLKIHGLEQELELMRKECSDLKIQLQKAKQTDPSQEDNLKSSDLQRLSISSDNMQSAYWELKREMSNLHLVTQVQAELLRKLKTPTTVKKACAPVGCMEDLGKDSTKLHLANFTATYKRHSPLSPNGKTVCHTTSSPLPGDVKVLSEKAVLQSWTDNERSVLHDGTNFQEHNSYGRNSLEDNSWVFPSPPKSSETAFGETKHKTLPLANLPPLHYLDQHNQNCLYKN, from the exons ATGTACAGAGCAA ctgtcaTGGACACACTGGTAGAAGATGATATCTGCATTCTGAATCATGAAAAAGCACATAGGAGAGACACAGTGACTCCAATCTCAATATATTCAGGAGATGAGTCTGTTGCTTCACATTTTGCTCTTGTCACTGCATATGAAGACATCAAAAAACGACTGAaggattcagagaaagagaactctttcttaaagaaaagaataagatttttagaagaaaag CTTATAGGAGCTCGATTAGATGAAGAAACAAGTTCTGTGGGACGTGAACAAGTAAATAAAGCCTATCATGCATATCGAGAGGTTTGCATTGATAGAgataatttgaaaagcaaattggATAAAATG AATAAAGACAACTCTGAATCTTTGAAAGTATTGAATGAACAGCTACAATCTAAAGAAGTAGAACTCCTCCAGCTAAGGACAGAGGTGGAAACTCAGCAGG TGATAAGGTATTTAAATCCACCTTCATCAAACTGGGAGGTGGAAAAGTTGAGCTGTGACCTGAAGATCCATGGTTTGGAACAAGAGCTGGAACTGATGAGGAAAGAATGTAGTGACCTCAAAATACAGCTACAAAAAGCCAAACAAACG GATCCATCTCAGGAAGACAATCTAAAAAGCAGCGATCTCCAAAGACTGAGCATTTCAAG TGATAATATGCAAAGTGCATACTGGGAACTGAAGAGAGAAATGTCTAATTTACATTTGGTGACTCAAGTACAAGCTGAACTactaagaaaactgaaaaccccAACTACAGTCAAGAAAG CCTGTGCCCCAGTAGGATGCATGGAAGACCTTGGGAAAGACAGCACAAAACTGCACTTGGCGAATTTTACTGCAACATACAAAAGACATTCCCCCCTCTCACCAAACGGCAAAACTGTTTGCCATACCACATCTTCCCCTTTACCAGGAGATGTAAAGGTTTTATCAGAGAAAGCAGTTCTCCAATCATGGACAGATAACGAGCGATCCGTTCTTCATGATGGTACTAACTTTCAGGAACACAACTCTTACGGCAGAAATTCTCTGGAAGATAATTCTTGGGTATTCCCAAGCCCTCCTAAATCAAGTGAGACAGCATTTGGGGAAACTAAACACAAAACTTTGCCTTTAGCCAACCTGCCACCACTACATTACTTGGATCAGCATAATCAAAACTGTCTTTATAAGAATTAA